From a single Methylacidiphilum kamchatkense Kam1 genomic region:
- a CDS encoding septal ring lytic transglycosylase RlpA family protein: protein MRLLSLILLLLIFAFGFLLYYVTEPFFFPGLPIFHCKASWYVDSLTASGEHYDFLALSAAHKSLPLGSYVVVKNIRNHKTVLVRINDRGPYVAGRCLDLSKRAAWRLGMLKEGVVEVHMQVIWPPPFINKNLKNVDR from the coding sequence ATGCGCTTGCTCTCATTGATTCTTTTGCTTTTGATATTTGCCTTCGGTTTTCTTCTATACTATGTAACAGAGCCCTTTTTCTTTCCTGGACTTCCCATTTTCCACTGCAAAGCCTCATGGTATGTAGATAGTCTTACTGCTTCGGGAGAGCATTATGATTTTTTGGCGCTCTCCGCAGCACACAAATCCCTTCCTCTTGGGAGCTATGTCGTTGTGAAAAACATCCGGAACCATAAAACGGTTCTTGTCAGAATTAATGACCGAGGGCCTTATGTGGCAGGTCGTTGCCTGGATTTATCCAAGAGAGCCGCATGGCGGCTGGGCATGTTGAAGGAGGGAGTAGTTGAGGTGCATATGCAAGTGATCTGGCCTCCTCCCTTCATCAATAAGAACCTGAAAAATGTCGATCGATAA